Proteins encoded in a region of the Streptomyces sp. NBC_01298 genome:
- the bldC gene encoding developmental transcriptional regulator BldC has translation MTARTPDAEPLLTPAEVATMFRVDPKTVTRWAKAGKLTSIRTLGGHRRYREAEVRALLAGIPQQRSEA, from the coding sequence ATGACCGCTCGCACCCCTGATGCCGAGCCGCTGCTGACCCCGGCTGAGGTTGCCACGATGTTCCGCGTGGACCCGAAGACGGTCACCCGTTGGGCCAAGGCTGGCAAGCTCACGTCCATCCGCACCCTGGGTGGACACCGCCGCTACCGCGAGGCTGAGGTCCGCGCACTGCTTGCGGGAATTCCGCAGCAGCGCAGCGAGGCCTGA